CCATGAGGCATCGCTGTGTGTTCTCCTGCAAAGTGCACCCGTCCCTCACTCTGGAACAATTCCCTGGCGTATTGCCCCTGCTGGTAGGGCATGAACAGGGCGAAGGCTCCCAGACTGTAAGGATCCAGGCCCCATTTCTTCACCAGCCCCCCTGTCCACAGTTTCCTAATTCCTTCTCCGTGGATCTTAACCAAGTCGTCCAGGACCACggccatcacctcctcctcgctcATCCCTTGGAAGAGGGTGGAGTCGTCAGAGCAGGTGTAAGATGCCAGGAGGGCCCCTGCGTCTGTGCCCTGGAAGGTGTGGCTGGGGTAGTAGATGAAGCGCGAGGGGCGGTCCGTGATGCTCTTCCCCCCTCTGATGCCCTCCTTCTCCCAGAAGCGCTCCCTGAAGCTGAGCACCACCTTGGTGGAGCTGATGTAATGGACCGAGCGCAGGGCCTCCATCTTGTCCCCGGAGAGAGGGGGCTGGAAGTCAATGAAGAGGGTGGCCTTGGCTGTGGCCGTAATCAGGGCGTAGTCCACTGTTAGGTTGGTCAGAGCGCCTGAATTACGCCAGTCCTGATATGTGACGGTGACATTGCTGCCACTTGTTTGGTGGATCAGCTTCACCTTGGAGTTGAGAAGGATTGTGGAATTTAGCACCTGGTAGAAAGCCCTGGGGAGATGGTCGAAGCCATCGGTCACTTCGAAGTACCTGGAACAAAACACTCCTTTACAAACCTCTTCATCACAATACAGCAGTAAACAAACCCCTGAAAGTCTCCGTGTTCCTGAGAGTTACATAttgagatgtttttttcattggATATTTTCTCTTCACTGCCTGAATGTAACACTGCATCTTTGCCTCCTTTAATAATCCTCATATCTAAGATACGAATGAGCCcagcctctgtctctgcagctccgACTCTCACACAAACTCTTTCAGGATCTTCTTTTGTGACTTAAGGCTACAGGCAGGAGAGTTTGTGTTACTGTTGCTTGTTGAATTAAAAGAACAAATGCACAATATGCTGTGTATTTTAATCAGACTGAAAAAACGATGCACTGTTGATAGACACATAATAAAACGGAATATTTCTCACTCAGTGTTGTCAGAGATGTCTGACTGGATGTACAGCGTCTCCAGCAGTGATGAGTAGAAGAGGCTGTTTTCATTCAGGATGTCTCCGATCATCCTCAAGCCACCACGGCTCAGGTTGCCCTCCTTCACCAGATATTCCTGTCAGCGGTCgaatgtcaaatgtttttcaaactATGGCCTGTGTGACATTGctcagacattttcaaaatacacaaactgtTACCTGCACTGTGTAGGAATCATATTTATGCAGCATGGCACTGCAGCCAAAAGTCTTGAGGTCATCCTTCAACTGTGCACATACAAAGAAAGAAGATATTTAAGTCAGTCTTTATCAGACTTCATTTTTACAGCACTTCTCATCAAAACcaaataacataaaatgtttgacattaaaatacaaaaatattctgTTTTGCCAGGTATTTGTTTTGTACTTGAAGAATTTAATGACATgagctgtttctgtgtgtttgctgtgttaaTGTagtgtgtatgactgtgtgtgtggtggaccCCAGGAAGAAGAGCTAACATGTATTCTGTATGTATTGTGATACTGTTGGTGATGATCTAACAacatcatgaattattctgagagGAACGTAGACAAACCTTCCACAGGGCCTCACTGAAGAGTTGAGCGGCTGACTTCCCCCTCTCTCGTTCGCTCACGCTGTAGTTGAGCAAACCAGGGTTATTCTTCACAGCATAGGTTTTCTCTAGCACTCCATTGACCAGATAGTAGGTGTTGATGTCGTCTTGGATGAAGTGGTTGAGGGAAATCGGTAATTTGGAGGCAAAGGAAAGCAGGATCCTGTGGAGTATTATTATCAAAATCATTATTTGTAAGATTTTTCATTTTagcttttctcatttttttaatgaccaGTGCTTACAGCTCTGCTTTGGTCTCTACCAATCCCTGAGGGAAATATCGGGCTATCAAATAAGTCACTGATTTCATTATTCACAATTCTGAAAATGCTCAATGTCCACACAATTGAGTTCGGGCTTCCTCTGGAGTCATTAGGGGGCTGGCctgagaaactctggagaatttTGTAGAGGGCGCTATTAAGCCATTTTGGCACGGCCATTTGCAAGACccatataaagttttaaaaaatttgTAATTTCCGACATGTTTTCTAAATTTTCGAGCATGTTTAGGCCCCTAAAACTGTGATCAATAGTACAAACTAAACCTCAACTTGCCACTTGTAATGCCTCGGCAACAGCGTTCAGCAAAAACAAGATTCGTAGCGGTCGCAGCTCTGGTCATAATGATAATGGACTGTTATGATATCGGTCGGACTTTCTCACTGCAGCACGTTAAGCTTTGTCCTTAGTTAACAACTACTAAAATGCAGTCGTGGTGAATGCCCTTGTGgtaattgtatttaaatactgtacTTGAGTGAGACACTCACTTATGGAAGCTGGGGATCCTCATGGGACCCATTTCTGCATACCAGCCCTCTCTCCTGTTCCTGAAGGTCTCCACACGTCCTCCAATACGGTCACTCGCTTCTATTATGGTCACCTTGTTGTCATGGGGGACACAGAATCATCGTGTTAAATACACAGCATACAACCATTTCAAGGATTCAAGGAATTAACGCGC
The Paralichthys olivaceus isolate ysfri-2021 chromosome 11, ASM2471397v2, whole genome shotgun sequence genome window above contains:
- the il4i1 gene encoding L-amino-acid oxidase isoform X1, translated to MQRFMMTYETLPLIKVSFPSYSVRSSSTGNKSRPWSSILKMIPHMALCKFFPLVLVGVVVIAVSGITGDPLSDCLQDTDYSELLDIVNKGLPAAKTPRHVAIIGGGIAGLTAAKFLEDAGHKVTIIEASDRIGGRVETFRNRREGWYAEMGPMRIPSFHKILLSFASKLPISLNHFIQDDINTYYLVNGVLEKTYAVKNNPGLLNYSVSERERGKSAAQLFSEALWKLKDDLKTFGCSAMLHKYDSYTVQEYLVKEGNLSRGGLRMIGDILNENSLFYSSLLETLYIQSDISDNTEYFEVTDGFDHLPRAFYQVLNSTILLNSKVKLIHQTSGSNVTVTYQDWRNSGALTNLTVDYALITATAKATLFIDFQPPLSGDKMEALRSVHYISSTKVVLSFRERFWEKEGIRGGKSITDRPSRFIYYPSHTFQGTDAGALLASYTCSDDSTLFQGMSEEEVMAVVLDDLVKIHGEGIRKLWTGGLVKKWGLDPYSLGAFALFMPYQQGQYARELFQSEGRVHFAGEHTAMPHGWIETAMKSALRAAKNINSFTL
- the il4i1 gene encoding L-amino-acid oxidase isoform X2, with the translated sequence MIPHMALCKFFPLVLVGVVVIAVSGITGDPLSDCLQDTDYSELLDIVNKGLPAAKTPRHVAIIGGGIAGLTAAKFLEDAGHKVTIIEASDRIGGRVETFRNRREGWYAEMGPMRIPSFHKILLSFASKLPISLNHFIQDDINTYYLVNGVLEKTYAVKNNPGLLNYSVSERERGKSAAQLFSEALWKLKDDLKTFGCSAMLHKYDSYTVQEYLVKEGNLSRGGLRMIGDILNENSLFYSSLLETLYIQSDISDNTEYFEVTDGFDHLPRAFYQVLNSTILLNSKVKLIHQTSGSNVTVTYQDWRNSGALTNLTVDYALITATAKATLFIDFQPPLSGDKMEALRSVHYISSTKVVLSFRERFWEKEGIRGGKSITDRPSRFIYYPSHTFQGTDAGALLASYTCSDDSTLFQGMSEEEVMAVVLDDLVKIHGEGIRKLWTGGLVKKWGLDPYSLGAFALFMPYQQGQYARELFQSEGRVHFAGEHTAMPHGWIETAMKSALRAAKNINSFTL